The Streptomyces tubercidicus DNA segment GCGACTAGCGGGCAGCGGGCAGCGGGCAGGACGATGCAGGCCGTTATGCCTGTCCTCAGTCCTGACAATGCGGGGAAAACCGGCTCCCCTTCGTGCCGGTCCGCACTCGCCGTCCTGGTGGTCACGGCGTCAAGTCGAGAAATGCCCAGTGCGCTTGGGGTTGCGCGCCGCTGAGCCATTTCCCGCAGTTCTGCAGGACCGTGGGGCTTGAGGTGATGTGCTGGGTGCCTGTGCCGAGATCACGTAGAAACCGGTCGATCGGCCCGCGCCGGATCGCTGCCGTTCCCGCCCATCGGTGCACCGTCTGGCCCACGTCCTGCACGGTCCACGTCGCGTGGTTGAGCGCCAGCCTGAGCAGAGTGTCCTGCTCGGTACTCGTCAACTCGCCTGCATCCAGGGTGTTTTCGATACCTCGCCATACCTCCATCGCCCACGCCCGTGCCGAACGAAGCTTGGCTTCGGCGGTCGCGTACTCCGCGTGGAACTGCGCGGTGTCGACGGCGGCGTTGCGTGTGCCGGATTTGGCCGCGGCGACCAACTTCAGCTCATCGAGCAGGCGCCGCCCGACACCGAGCGCCCAACCGGTGTGTCCGATTGCGGACATGTTGACCAATCCGAGGCGGTAGATCGCGCCGCCGTTGACCGGGTCCGTCGTCGTGGCGAGATACGTGTACGTCGCCGGGACAAGCTCATCGGCGCAGTGGTAATCAATGCTGTGCGTCGCACGCAGCCCGAGCACATCCCAGTTGTCGACGAGTTCCACCTGCGACTTCGGCATCGCCAGCACCCGTAGCTCCCGGGTGCCCTCGACCTGGATCGCACTGTGGATATGGGTGGCGTGCGCCATACCGGAGGCGAACTGCCAACTGCCGCTCACCAGATATCCACCTTCCACCGGGACGGCCCGGCCGGGCCGGGTGCCGTGACCGGCCAACAACGCGTGGTCCCCACCCGCGACATCCGGGAACAAGTCGGCCGCCGCAACGGCATCGAGATAGGCCGCGGTGGTGCCGGTCGTCAATTGCAGCGCCATCGTCGTCCAGCCGGCCGCGGAATCGTGGTAACTGACCCGCTCGACTGTCTCCATCAATTGGCGTGGGGAGAACTCATAGCCGCCGAGGCTTCGCGGTAGTGCGGCCCTCACGACCCCGGCGCCACCCAGCAACGCCCGCGCGATGTCCTCGGTGAGTCTGCCGAGTTCCTCGGCCGCGTCCGCGTCCGCCTCAAGTGCCCCGCTGAGTGCGTCAATCCGCTCAAGCATCGCGGGAAATTCCGGGCTGACGTGCAATTCGGTCGAGGCCGCCATGGAGGGTTGCTCCTCGCTGTCAGTATTGAGTCAGCGTCACCATAGGGGAGAAAGCGTACGGTTCCTCGGCCTGCTCAAAGAATTCCCGTGCTGAGTCGGGGTGTGACAGGCAGCCGTCGCCGCAAGAAGGACCCAGCGGTTCTGCCGGCCGTCGCTGCAATCGAGCGCCGGCTCACCGGAGCGCTCCGGCGGAGCCGAGTTCGTCCAGGACCAGACGATGCAGCGCACGCGCTGCCGGCAGCCGTCGCCAGCGCCGGACGGGAGAACGTGGCGCTGTCGGACGGCGTGGTCACCGTCGTTGGTTCAAGGTGCGGATCAGCTCGCGGTCCGCGTCACCTGATCGTGTACACGATCCGTGACGTGGACTTCTCGATGACTTCTTCCGCTGATGATCGAAGCGCGACTGAGCCGTCCGAAGACGTCTTCTGTCTGTGTCCTTCGGCATGCCCGGTCGCATGCACTGTCCGCTCAAGAGAAACGGCTCATCGTGCATTTGACTCCGCACGAGCAGGAGCGCCTGCTGATCCATGTGGCGGCTGACGTGGCGCAGCGGCGCCGCGACAGTGGGCTGCTCCTCAATTACCCCGAGGTGATGGCCCTGTTGACCGTGCACGTCTTTGAGCAGGCGCGCGCCGGCAAGACAGTCAGCGACATCATGGACTCGGGCCGGCAGTTGTTGAGCCGGGGCGAGGTGATGGACGGCGTTCCGGAGATGATCAAGAACGTTCAGGTGGAGGCCACCTTCCCGGATGGCACCAAGCTGGTCACCATTCACGATCCCTTCCCGGAGGCGACAGAGGAACCCGATGTGTACCCGGGCAAGGTCGAGCACCCCCGGCCGCCTCGCAAGCCGGACTGCCCGGTCGACTGCGACGGCGACAGCGGCGACGACTCGTCCACGTGCTGTGACAAGTGCCGGGAGGCGGAGGCCGCGTCTTGGTACAAGGCGATTGAGTTCAACGCAGACCTACAGGAAGACGCCACCACGCTGCCGGGCGTGGGCAGGACGAGGGTCAGGGTGAAGAACATGTCGGACCGCCCCATCCAGGTCGGT contains these protein-coding regions:
- a CDS encoding acyl-CoA dehydrogenase translates to MAASTELHVSPEFPAMLERIDALSGALEADADAAEELGRLTEDIARALLGGAGVVRAALPRSLGGYEFSPRQLMETVERVSYHDSAAGWTTMALQLTTGTTAAYLDAVAAADLFPDVAGGDHALLAGHGTRPGRAVPVEGGYLVSGSWQFASGMAHATHIHSAIQVEGTRELRVLAMPKSQVELVDNWDVLGLRATHSIDYHCADELVPATYTYLATTTDPVNGGAIYRLGLVNMSAIGHTGWALGVGRRLLDELKLVAAAKSGTRNAAVDTAQFHAEYATAEAKLRSARAWAMEVWRGIENTLDAGELTSTEQDTLLRLALNHATWTVQDVGQTVHRWAGTAAIRRGPIDRFLRDLGTGTQHITSSPTVLQNCGKWLSGAQPQAHWAFLDLTP